From the genome of Terriglobales bacterium:
TACTTGTGGTCGCCTTTTTTCTCGTGGCCCACGCGCACCGGCCCACACGAAGGGCAGACCAGCATGACATTGGAGACATGGATCTTGCTTTCCTGCTCGGCAATGCCGCCCTTGATATTGCGCTGCGGGTTGGGGCGCACATGTTTCTTCACCATGCGTACGTGCTCCACCAGCAACTTGCCTTCTTCAGGAAAGACGCGCAGCACGCGCCGCGATTCCTTGTCATCCTTGCCGCGTCCGGCGATGACCTTCACCATATCGTTCTTTCGAATATCAATTCGTGTGCTCATTGTCAGTTCTCTTTACCTGTCGCTTTAGACCTGTTCAACATCCTGCCTCGTTACTGAGTACTGAGTACTGAGTACCGAGTACTGTTCTCAAAGCACTTCCGGCGCCAGCGACACAATCTTCAAAAATTTCTTGTCACGCAACTCACGGGCCACCGGACCAAACACGCGCGTGCCCACGGGCTCTCCCGCATCGTTGATCAGCACCGCGGCATTCTGGTCAAACCGGATATAGGTCCCGTCCCTGCGGCGATGCTCTTTGCGGGTACGCACCACAACCGCTTTGACTACCGTTCCTTTTTTGGTCTGCCCATCGGGTGAAGCCTCTTTTACGGCGGCGGTGATCACGTCGCCCAAGTGGGCGCGCAGGCCAGTTCCGCCTCCTAAGGGCAGAATCATTTGCAGCTTGCGGGCGCCCGAGTTATCGGCCACCTCCAGCATCGATCTCATCATCACAGACATAAATTCAACTCCACGCTTCGCTCGGGGCTTTTGCCGCTCCGAGGTACAGGCTTAAAAGCCCTGAAAATTTCGCAACGTCGCTAAAAGATCGCTGCTTGTAAAACTAAACCGCGGTTTCGCCTTCTGCTTCGCGCCCCGGCACCAGCGCTGCACGCCGGATCACTTCCGTCAAACGCCAGCGCTTCAGCTTGGAGAGCGGCCGGGTCTCTTCGATGCGCACGACGTCTCCCAGGCGAGCGGTGTTCTGCTCATCATGCGCGTAAAACTTTTTCGAGCGCGAGATTACGCGGCGGTACATGGGATGCGCCCTCTGCCGGGTCACCTCCACCACGATGGTCTTGGCCATTTTGGTGGAAACCACATTTCCCACTTTGCTGTTGCGCCGCGACTGGCTCTTTGCCGCGTTCTGCTGTTGTTCGGACTGATGTTCAGCCATGGCTTACTTCTTCTCCGATCTCTTCTTGCCCGCGGTTTTTTTGCCCGCAGACTTGGCCTTGCTGTGTGCGATCGGCTTTTTCGCCGCCGCGGCTTTCACTGGGGCCTTTTGCGCTTTCTCCGCACCTTCGCCGGCCGGGGCCTTCTGCGCAGCGCTGGGTGGATGGACTTCGATCCCCAACTCGCGCTGGCGCAAAATGGTTTTAACCCGGGCAATATCCTTGCGCAGGTCGCGCAGCTTCTTCAGGCTCTCGGTCTGCCCCATCTTCAACTGAAAGCGCAGGCGGAAGAGCTGGTCGCTTAACTCCTGCTCCTGGTGCCGAAGCTCTTCCGGCGTGTTGTTCCTTAACTTTTCTGCATGCATAAGATTTTCTTTGTAAAACCCCTGACGACTGCATTTTCAGTTGCCAGTTTTAATTCGCAGTTGCCGTTTCTTTCTCCCACAGGCAAGCGGCAACTGGCTCGCGCCAGATGCCTACGCGTGAATGGTCTCCCGCGATACCAGCTTGGTGCGCAGCGGCAGCTTGTGTGACGCCAGCCGCATGGCCTCAGCCGCGTCGGTCGCATTCACGCCTTCCATCTCAAACAGAATCTTGCCTGGCCGCACCACCGCCACCCAGTGATCGGGTGCTCCTTTGCCTTTACCCATACGGGTTTCAGCCGGCTTCTTGGTGATGGGCTTGTCGGGAAACAACCGGATCCAGATCTTTCCGCCGCGCTTGATGAAACGCGTCATGGCCACACGACTGGCCTCGATCTGCCGGTCGGTGATGTAACCCGGTTCCAGGACTTTCAATCCGTAATCGCCAAACGACAGCTCCGAACCGCGCCAGGCCTTGCCCCGCCGGCGTCCGCGCTGTTGCTTGCGGTACTTAACTTTTTTTGGCATCAACATATTGCAAATTCCTCTAACTGGTTCGGACTGTCAGCTCTTAAGCTGTTAGCCTTTAGCTCTTGGCTTCTATGCAAAGCCTTGCTCCCAGTCCTCACTGATTACTGAGTACCGGGTACTGAGTACTAAAACACGCTTTTATCGCCCTGCGGCTCCCGCTTTTTCTGGGGAAGAATTTCGCCGCGATAAATCCAGCACTTCACGCCGATCACGCCATACGTCGTGCGTGCCTCCGAGAAGCCGTAATCAATGTCAGCGCGCAAGGTATGCAGCGGCAGCCGGCCCTGCAGGTACCACTCGGAACGGGCGATTTCGTTGCCGTTCAATCTCCCCGAGACCCGCACTTTGATTCCTTTGCAGCCGAAGCGCAGGGCCGAATCCACCGACTTGCGCATGGCCCGCCGGAATCCAACGCGCTTTTCCAGTTGCAGCGCAATGGATTCGGAAACCAGTTGCGCATCCAGCTCAGGCTTGTGCACTTCCAGGATGTCAATAAAGACATCGCGCGAGGTGCGCTTCTGCAGCTCGCCCTTGAGCTTGTCAATCTCGGCGCCTTTGCGGCCGATGATGATGCCCGGACGCGCCGTGCGGATGATGATGCGCAGCTTGTTGCCGGGGCGCTCGATCTCAATCGAGCTCACGCCCGCCGCTTTCAGCTTTTCCTTCAGCTCCGCCTTGAGCTTGTAATCTTCCAGCAGGAGCTTGTTGTAGTCGCGCTCTACGAACCAGCGCGACTTCCACGGCTTGGTGTAGCCGAGGCGGAACCCATAAGGATGGACTTTTTGACCCATAATCTGCTTCTCTCCGGAGGCGCATTCGCCGCACCTCCTTCAAAACTATTTCTTGGCCGCCGCTTTCTTGCCGGCCGTCTTGCCTTTGGCTTTGGCCTTGCTCTTCTCCTTAGCGGGCTCTTCTTCACCCACTACGGTGGCCAGGGCTTCACGCGTCTCCGCGTGGCGCTCTGCCAAAGCGATCTCGATATGCGCCATGCGACGCTGGTAACGGAACGCGCGTCCCTGTGGCGCCGGACGAATGCGCTTCAACCGCGGACCGTCATTGGCAATCGCCCGCTTGACGTAGAGGTTGTCCACATCCACATCCACGCCCTTTTCGCTGCTCAGGTAGTTGGCGTTCTCCAGCGCTGAGCGCAGGACCTTCTGAATATCGGGCGCGATTCCCTTTTTAGTAAAAGTCAGGGTATTCATCGCCTCTTCCACGCGGCGGCCCTTGATCAGGTCCAGTACTAACCGCGCCTTCTGCGGCGAAACCCTCGTAAACCGTGCTTGCGCTGTAAATTCCATATTGAACTCTTCCGTCTTTACTCGAAACTTGAAACTCGAAACTCGAAACTACCTAAGCCTTCGGTGCTGGCGCCGCCGGAGCTGCTGCCGGAGTTATTGCTCCCGGTCCACCCGGCACTCCCGCCGGCCGGGCCGCAGTTTCCGTGGCCGCCTTCATCGAGTGCCCCTTGAACACGCGGGTATGGCTGAACTCGCCCAGCTTGTGTCCCACCATGTTCTCGGTGATGTACACCGGAATAAACTTGCGCCCGTTGTGCACCGCGATCGTGTGTCCCACCATCTCCGGATGGATGGTCGAGCGGCGCGACCAGGTGCGCAACACTTTCTTCTCATTCCGCTTGTTCATGTCCTCAATTTTGTTGAGGAGGTGGGTATCGGCAAACGGCCCTTTTTTTGTTGAACGTCCCATAATTTAATTCTCTGTTCTCAATCGTCGCTTTTACTTGGTGCGACGGTTCACAATAAATTTGTCAGTCCGCTTGTTGTTGCGCGTCTTGTAGCCGCGCGTCGGCTGTCCCCAGGGCGTCACCGGATGGCGTCCGCCTGAAGTTTTTCCTTCGCCGCCGCCATGCGGATGGTCCACCGGATTCATGGCCACGCCGCGATTCACCGGGCGACGGCCCAGCCAGCGCGTGCGTCCCGCCTTGCCGATGGAAATATTTTCGTGGTCCAGGTTTCCCACCTGGCCAATCGTCGCCATGCAATCCACCAGCACCTTGCGCGTTTCACTCGACGGCAGCTTAATCAGCGCCCAATCGCCTTCTTTGGCAACCAGCTGTGCTGCGCCGCCGGCGGAACGCACCATCTGCGCGCCCTTGCCCGGCTTGAGCTCAATGTTGTGCACCGTGGTGCCGGGCGGAATGTTGCGCAGCGGCAGCGCGTTGCCCACCAGGATGTCGGCATCGGCCCCGCTGACAATCTTCTGCCCGATCTTCAGCCCCTGCGGCTGCAGGATGTAACGCTTTTCGCCGTCGGCGTAGCTGAGCAGCGCGATGCGGGCCGAGCGATTAGGATCGTATTCAATCGAAACCACCGTCGCCGGCACGCCGGCTTTGTCGCGCTTGAAATCAATGGCGCGCAGCTTGCGCTTGTGTCCGCCACCGCGGTGCCACAGCGTGATATCACCGGCGTTGCGCCGTCCGCCGGTGCGCAGCTTGATCTTGGTCAGCGGCTTATGCGGCTTGTCGGTTGTGATGTCGTCGTTGACAATCTTCGATTGAAATCGCAACGACGGTGTCATCGGTCTGTATGTCTTAATCGCCATAAATTCTTCTCTCGTAGAGACGTAACTTGCGACGTCTCTAGAAGCTCAGCTTCCTACAAATTTTGTGCGTACTCCGGCATCTTCTCGCCGGCCTTTAACTTCACGTACGCCTTCTTCCAATCGGGACGATAACCGGCATAGCGCCCCCTCCGGCGTTCCTTCCCCGGAAAGTTCGACGTCCGCACGCTGTGCACTTTCACCTTGAAAATCGTCTGCACCGCTTCCTTGATCTCGTTCTTGGTCGCCTTGGGCGCCACTTCAAATACCAGCGTCGCAGCGGTTTCCTTCGCGCCCAGTCCCTTTTCGGTAATCACCGGTTTATGAATGATCTGATATGCACTCTTCATGGTCTTTTACGCTTCGCGTTTACCTGACTACGCGACCTCTGCTTTCGACTTGGATTTCGGTGCCGCGGCCTTGAGCGCATCCTGCAACTTTTCCAGCGCCGCCTTAGAGAAGATCGCGTGCTCGTGGCGCAACAGGTGATACGGATGTACCTGGTTGCCCGAAACCACTTCCACGCCCTCCAGATTGCGCGCGCTCAACTCCAGGTTGCGGTTGCCCTGTTTGGAGGTAGCTTCCACCAACAGCGCCGTCTTTTCCACCTTGAGCGCATCCAGCGCCTCGCGCACCTGCTTGGTCTTGGCCTCTTTCAGCTCAAAATCGGAGACCACAATCAGTTTGCCGTCGGCCACCTTCGCCGCCAGCGCCGAGCGCAA
Proteins encoded in this window:
- the rplX gene encoding 50S ribosomal protein L24 is translated as MSTRIDIRKNDMVKVIAGRGKDDKESRRVLRVFPEEGKLLVEHVRMVKKHVRPNPQRNIKGGIAEQESKIHVSNVMLVCPSCGPVRVGHEKKGDHKYRVCKRCGTTLDK
- the rplN gene encoding 50S ribosomal protein L14, translating into MSVMMRSMLEVADNSGARKLQMILPLGGGTGLRAHLGDVITAAVKEASPDGQTKKGTVVKAVVVRTRKEHRRRDGTYIRFDQNAAVLINDAGEPVGTRVFGPVARELRDKKFLKIVSLAPEVL
- the rpsQ gene encoding 30S ribosomal protein S17; translated protein: MAEHQSEQQQNAAKSQSRRNSKVGNVVSTKMAKTIVVEVTRQRAHPMYRRVISRSKKFYAHDEQNTARLGDVVRIEETRPLSKLKRWRLTEVIRRAALVPGREAEGETAV
- the rpmC gene encoding 50S ribosomal protein L29 translates to MHAEKLRNNTPEELRHQEQELSDQLFRLRFQLKMGQTESLKKLRDLRKDIARVKTILRQRELGIEVHPPSAAQKAPAGEGAEKAQKAPVKAAAAKKPIAHSKAKSAGKKTAGKKRSEKK
- the rplP gene encoding 50S ribosomal protein L16; translated protein: MLMPKKVKYRKQQRGRRRGKAWRGSELSFGDYGLKVLEPGYITDRQIEASRVAMTRFIKRGGKIWIRLFPDKPITKKPAETRMGKGKGAPDHWVAVVRPGKILFEMEGVNATDAAEAMRLASHKLPLRTKLVSRETIHA
- the rpsC gene encoding 30S ribosomal protein S3, which gives rise to MGQKVHPYGFRLGYTKPWKSRWFVERDYNKLLLEDYKLKAELKEKLKAAGVSSIEIERPGNKLRIIIRTARPGIIIGRKGAEIDKLKGELQKRTSRDVFIDILEVHKPELDAQLVSESIALQLEKRVGFRRAMRKSVDSALRFGCKGIKVRVSGRLNGNEIARSEWYLQGRLPLHTLRADIDYGFSEARTTYGVIGVKCWIYRGEILPQKKREPQGDKSVF
- the rplV gene encoding 50S ribosomal protein L22 — encoded protein: MEFTAQARFTRVSPQKARLVLDLIKGRRVEEAMNTLTFTKKGIAPDIQKVLRSALENANYLSSEKGVDVDVDNLYVKRAIANDGPRLKRIRPAPQGRAFRYQRRMAHIEIALAERHAETREALATVVGEEEPAKEKSKAKAKGKTAGKKAAAKK
- the rpsS gene encoding 30S ribosomal protein S19, giving the protein MGRSTKKGPFADTHLLNKIEDMNKRNEKKVLRTWSRRSTIHPEMVGHTIAVHNGRKFIPVYITENMVGHKLGEFSHTRVFKGHSMKAATETAARPAGVPGGPGAITPAAAPAAPAPKA
- the rplB gene encoding 50S ribosomal protein L2; translated protein: MAIKTYRPMTPSLRFQSKIVNDDITTDKPHKPLTKIKLRTGGRRNAGDITLWHRGGGHKRKLRAIDFKRDKAGVPATVVSIEYDPNRSARIALLSYADGEKRYILQPQGLKIGQKIVSGADADILVGNALPLRNIPPGTTVHNIELKPGKGAQMVRSAGGAAQLVAKEGDWALIKLPSSETRKVLVDCMATIGQVGNLDHENISIGKAGRTRWLGRRPVNRGVAMNPVDHPHGGGEGKTSGGRHPVTPWGQPTRGYKTRNNKRTDKFIVNRRTK
- a CDS encoding 50S ribosomal protein L23; the encoded protein is MKSAYQIIHKPVITEKGLGAKETAATLVFEVAPKATKNEIKEAVQTIFKVKVHSVRTSNFPGKERRRGRYAGYRPDWKKAYVKLKAGEKMPEYAQNL
- the rplD gene encoding 50S ribosomal protein L4, with translation MAKIDVHDLSGKKVGSFDLAEEVFGAINEDLLWEAVKHYRASLRAGTHATKNRKLVSGSGKKLWRQKGTGRARVGSIRSPLWRHGGTVHGPQPRSYDYQFPRKKLQGALRSALAAKVADGKLIVVSDFELKEAKTKQVREALDALKVEKTALLVEATSKQGNRNLELSARNLEGVEVVSGNQVHPYHLLRHEHAIFSKAALEKLQDALKAAAPKSKSKAEVA